The Microbulbifer sp. TB1203 nucleotide sequence CGAGCGCGCGATCGCACTGGTGAAGCAATACCGGCTGGGCCGCCCCGATGATCCGGAAACAACCCTGGGTCCGCTGGTACGCGCGGAAGCCGCGGATTTGTGCGCGGGCAGATAGACGAGGCCATTGCCCAGGGCGCCAGCGCGCATATCGACCCAGCGGATTTCCCCGCGGATAAACGCGGCACTTCCTACCTGGCGCCGCAGATTCTGACGAAAGTCCACCACGGCATGCGCTTGATGAGCGATGAGACTTTCGGCCCGGTGGTGGGCATCCAGAAAGTCCGAGACGACGAGGAGGCACTGGCGCTGATCAACGACAGCGAATACGGCCTCACCGCCGCCATTTTCAGCCGAGACCTGGAGGCGGCCGAAGCACTGGGCGATCGCATTGAAGCGGGCACAATATTTTTAAATCGCTGCGATTACCTAGACCCGGCCCTGGCCTGGAACGGAGTGAAAAACTCCGGGCGCGGCTGCACCCTGTCGAGCATCGGTTACGAACACCTGACCCGGCCGAAATCCTTTCACTTAAAGACTCGAATATGAACATCACCCGATTTCACGCGAACTGGAACTACCCCACCGCCATACGCGTCGGCGCCGGCCGCATCGCCGAATTGCCGGAGGCCTGTCGCGAGTTGGACATGGCCGCACCGCTGCTGGTGACCGATCCGGGATTGGCGCCACTGCCGATGGTGGAAAATGCCCTGACCCTGTGCCGCGACCGCGGATTGAAAGCAGGCCTCTTTTCCGCCGTCAAGGGCAACCCCAGCGGACAGAATGTGGCGGACGGCACAGCGGTCTTCAAAGCCGGCGGCCACGACGGCGTCATCGCCTTCGGCGGCGGCTCCGCGCTGGACGCGGGCAAGGCCGTGGCGCTGATGGCCGGGCAGCAGCGGCCGCTGTGGGATTTCGAGGATATCGGGGACAATTTCCAGCGGGTGGACGTCGCCGGAATGGCACCGGTGGTGGCGGTGCCCACCACCGCCGGCACCGGATCGGAAGTGGGGCGCTCCTCGGTGATTGTCGACGAGGAGGCGCAGGTCAAACGCATTATCTTCCACCCGAAAATGCTGCCGGCGCTGGTGATCCTCGATCCGGAGCTGACCCTGGGTCTGCCGCCCGGACTCACCGCAGCCACCGGTATGGATGCGCTGTCCCACTGCCTGGAAGCCTTCTGCTCGCCGTCGTATCACCCCATGGCCGAGGGCATCGCCCTGGAGGGCATGGAGCTGGTGCGGCA carries:
- a CDS encoding iron-containing alcohol dehydrogenase → MNITRFHANWNYPTAIRVGAGRIAELPEACRELDMAAPLLVTDPGLAPLPMVENALTLCRDRGLKAGLFSAVKGNPSGQNVADGTAVFKAGGHDGVIAFGGGSALDAGKAVALMAGQQRPLWDFEDIGDNFQRVDVAGMAPVVAVPTTAGTGSEVGRSSVIVDEEAQVKRIIFHPKMLPALVILDPELTLGLPPGLTAATGMDALSHCLEAFCSPSYHPMAEGIALEGMELVRQYLPRAVADGYDLEARLQMLVASSMGATAFQRGLGAMHALSHSLGALYDAHHGLLNAILMPYVLRENREAIAPQMEKLARYLNLDSPGFDGVLNWVLALRAEIGIPPSLEEIGIGDGDIERVGHMAEMDAAASGNPIHLGAAQYSHLFERALRGEV